The following proteins are encoded in a genomic region of Sparus aurata chromosome 11, fSpaAur1.1, whole genome shotgun sequence:
- the LOC115590902 gene encoding 5-hydroxytryptamine receptor 3A-like produces MGEVKPTELIFICFMLLHGFVAALNCTSPTPKALIHALERSLLPDKLVRPVKSFSEPLNITISITVVGLLGVDEKAQTLTTVLWQVLEWKIEGLSWDEKECGTTRVSVPREMLWTPDVIISEFMEEDKSPGTPYVYLYNTGHVFDDKPMRVVSSCQLVIYTFPFDVQNCSLTFGAYLHFASDIRMIQGSTAAMMLQESKAVLQTNGEWELADIAVGQTTLTIDVGSYSEIKYYIILRRRPTLYVVNLLIPSCFLVTLDLFSFMLPPHSVDRSSFKMTLILGYTVFLLIMNDLLPVTGEQTPLMNVFFSLTLALMVTSLLETVFITNIQFSSSQYGAVPHWIRILVLRYMALLVCLKPQKPSNRVTVNLNSSPTEPAMNASIASISVQNISDNATPEKPPAAPPDPGLVELRKLSRDLTAIRRQVDQHSQGNSSSKDWLMVGVVIDRLLFCLYIVFISASFITIICIWAFNDSIGA; encoded by the exons ATGGGCGAGGTAAAGCCCACTGAGCTCATCTTCATCTGTTTCATGCTGCTTCACG GTTTTGTTGCTGCATTGAACTGCACCAGCCCAACCCCTAAAGCCCTGATACACGCACTTGAGCGCAGCTTGTTACCTGATAAACTGGTGCGTCCTGTGAAAAGCTTTTCAGAGCCATTGAACATAACCATCAGCATCACTGTGGTGGGGCTTTTAGGAGTG GATGAAAAAGCCCAAACTCTCACAACGGTCTTGTGGCAAGTTCTG GAGTGGAAGATAGAGGGACTGAGCTGGGACGAGAAGGAATGTGGAACCACAAGGGTGTCCGTCCCCCGGGAGATGCTTTGGACCCCCGATGTCATCATCTCCGAATT CATGGAAGAGGACAAATCTCCAGGAACTCCCTACGTCTACTTATACAACACAGGTCATGTATTTGATGACAAGCCAATGCGAGTGGTCAGCTCCTGCCAGTTAGTGATCTACACTTTCCCCTTCGATGTCCAGAACTGCTCTCTGACCTTTGGGGCGTATCTACACTTTG CTTCGGACATCAGGATGATTCAGGGCTCCACAGCTGCAATGATGCTGCAGGAGTCCAAAGCAGTGCTGCAGACCAACGGGGAGTGGGAGCTGGCAGACATCGCTGTGGGTCAAACCACCCTGACGATAGACGTGGGAAGTTACTCTGAGATCAAATACTAT ATCATTCTGAGACGGAGGCCGACCCTCTACGTGGTGAACCTGCTGATCCCCAGCTGCTTCCTCGTCACGCTGGACCTCTTCAGCTTCATGCTGCCTCCCCACAGTGTGGACCGGTCCTCCTTCAAGATGACGCTCATCCTGGGCTACACGGTCTTCCTGCTCATCATGAACGACCTGCTGCCCGTCACCGGGGAGCAAACACCTCTCATGA ATGTCTTCTTCTCCCTCACCCTGGCACTGATGGTGACCAGCCTGTTGGAGACGGTGTTCATCACTAACATCCAGTTCAGTTCCAGCCAGTACGGTGCCGTGCCTCACTGGATCAGGATCCTGGTGCTGCGGTATATGGCTCTTTTGGTTTGTCTCAAGCCACAGAAACCGAGCAACAGAGTCACAGTCAACCTCAACTCATCTCCCACTG AGCCAGCCATGAATGCCAGCATCGCCAGCATCTCAGTTCAAAACATCTCTGATAATGCCACCCCTGAGAAACCCCCCGCGGCCCCTCCGGACCCGGGCCTGGTTGAACTGaggaagctgagcagagacctCACGGCTATCCGCCGCCAGGTGGACCAGCACTCCCAGGGGAACAGTTCCTCCAAGGACTGGCTAATGGTCGGGGTCGTCATCGACCGTCTGCTGTTCTGCTTGTACATTGTCTTCATCAGTGCCAgcttcatcaccatcatctgTATCTGGGCCTTCAACGACTCCATTGGagcataa
- the LOC115590901 gene encoding 5-hydroxytryptamine receptor 3A — MSPSQQRVSILSGLLLLSVSLCYSILTCKEGHSGPTYESMQAVFDLQPFRPAENLSNPTITNISFTLYAVLGVNEKTQILTTFLWLRLYWHHEFLIWDPDECDGVTRISLPVKNLWSPDIIVYEFVDDDVSQACPYVYVNHTGHIRWDRMLRLVSACNLKIFSFPFDVQNCTFTFGSYMHTIRDVRVSPALTFKEMSENSKRYLEASGEWELVDILGDTSILQFGIDEWDIITFWVVIRRRPVLYVVNLLIPSSFLMLIDILSFYLPPHSVDRASFKMTLILGYTVFLLIMNDLLPSTANGTPIIGIYFSVCLALMVISLLETVIITNVLHHNSMKYQEVPNWVRVVVLKHIANLICYQWPEDIQAPSVAQTDKTESSNVGSGPWIIPPASQAPAQIPASNGGTVAMPELQQICQYLGDLRAHLISMQKESELQEQWCHVGYVLDYLLFRIYLLLISCYALVIISMWCIWISQT; from the exons ATGAGTCCGTCTCAGCAGAGAGTCAGCATCCTCTCAGGTTTACTCTTATTGTCAG TGTCTCTCTGCTATAGTATACTGACCTGTAAAGAAGGCCACAGCGGTCCAACCTACGAGTCCATGCAGGCTGTGTTTGACCTACAGCCCTTCAGACCAGCAGAGAACCTCAGCAATCCCACCATAACCAACATCTCCTTCACCCTATATGCCGTCCTGGGAGTG AATGAGAAAACTCAGATCCTCACCACTTTCCTGTGGCTTCGTCTG TACTGGCACCATGAGTTCCTGATCTGGGATCCTGATGAGTGCGATGGCGTCACCAGGATTTCTCTCCCTGTGAAGAATCTCTGGTCTCCAGACATCATCGTGTATGAGTT TGTAGATGACGATGTTTCCCAAGCGTGTCCTTACGTCTACGTGAACCACACAGGTCACATCCGCTGGGACAGGATGCTGCGGCTCGTCTCAGCCTGCAACCTAAAGATCTTCAGTTTTCCCTTCGATGTGCAGAATTGCACCTTTACATTTGGCTCCTACATGCACACCA TAAGGGATGTGAGGGTCAGTCCAGCACTGACTTTTAAGGAAATGTCTGAAAACTCAAAGCGTTACCTGGAAGCCAGTGGAGAGTGGGAGCTGGTGGACATACTGGGGGATACCTCCATCCTCCAGTTTGGGATTGACGAGTGGGATATCATCACCTTCTGG GTGGTCATAAGGCGGCGACCAGTGCTCTATGTGGTCAACCTGCTGATCCCGAGCTCCTTCCTCATGCTCATCGACATCCTGTCTTTCTACCTGCCCCCCCACAGCGTCGACCGCGCCTCCTTTAAGATGACCCTCATCCTGGGCTACACCGTCTTCCTGCTCATAATGAACGACCTGCTGCCCAGCACAGCAAACGGCACACCCATCATAG GTATctatttctctgtgtgtctggcCCTCATGGTCATCAGTCTACTGGAGACGGTCATCATCACCAACGTCCTCCACCACAACTCGATGAAATATCAAGAGGTTCCGAACTGGGTGAGGGTGGTTGTCCTAAAACACATCGCCAACCTCATCTGCTACCAGTGGCCGGAGGACATCCAGGCCCCGTCTGTGGCACAAACAGATAAAACCGAAAGCTCAAATGTAGGTTCAGGGCCGTGGATCATCCCGCCGGCCAGCCAGGCACCTGCTCAGATCCCAGCCAGCAACGGAG GCACGGTTGCTATGCCTGAACTGCAACAGATCTGTCAGTACCTGGGTGACCTCCGAGCCCACCTCATCTCGATGCAGAAGGAAAGCGAGCTGCAGGAACAGTGGTGCCACGTGGGATATGTCCTCGACTACCTGCTCTTCCGCATCTATCTGCTCCTCATCTCCTGTTACGCCCTGGTCATCATCTCCATGTGGTGCATCTGGATCAGCCAGACCTAA
- the LOC115591558 gene encoding 5-hydroxytryptamine receptor 3A-like: MLNCSQPDLPSLFEALKPVFTLSSIRPVMNTSTPTRVSIDFIMYGILGVTWRNEFVEWDPEQCGTTWITIPRKLLWVPDVVINECMEQNSAPFVPYTYVYHDGFVYDGQPVRVVSSCRLDIYTFPFDTQNCSFTFNSYLLRMTAMEIRHTLTTGEILQLSKEVMATMGEWYLVGLTAETLHTPASDGEAYQFVRFFVSVKRRSTLYVVNLLIPSCLLITVDLFSFLLSPRSGDRSFFKMTLILGYTVFLLIMNDLLPVTGDKIPLINVFLCLCLALMVASLLETILITNLLCGSAHYSPAPRWVRVFVLHILGRLVLLPPKSREQEDMVIQNPAAQGVRAGITFYLMSSATEINVSSLVEENNEAPEQKGPLDEDKALQELRSLGRDLEALNLWVQQQLSGSQSAEEWIQVGLIIDRLLFLLYILFISVSFITMIIFWLK; encoded by the exons ATGCTGAACTGCTCTCAACCTGACTTGCCGTCCTTGTTTGAAGCTCTGAAACCGGTCTTCACCCTGAGCTCCATTCGACCTGTCATGAACACGTCGACCCCCACCCGCGTCAGCATCGACTTCATCATGTACGGCATTTTGGGAGTG ACATGGAGAAACGAGTTTGTCGAATGGGACCCAGAACAGTGCGGTACTACATGGATTACAATTCCAAGAAAACTTCTCTGGGTACCAGATGTGGTCATCAATGAATG CATGGAGCAGAACTCAGCTCCATTTGTCCCATACACTTATGTGTATCACGATGGCTTCGTGTATGATGGACAGCCCGTCAGAGTGGTCAGCTCCTGCAGGCTCGACATCTACACGTTTCCTTTCGACACCCAGAACTGCAGCTTCACCTTCAACTCCTACTTACTTCGTA TGACTGCTATGGAGATTCGCCACACGTTAACTACAGGGGAAATCTTACAATTATCTAAAGAAGTGATGGCGACCATGGGGGAGTGGTACCTAGTTGGACTCACAGCTGAGACATTACATACCCCAGCCTCGGATGGAGAGGCTTACCAATTTGTTCGCTTTTTT gtctcggTGAAGCGTCGGTCCACCCTTTACGTGGTGAACCTGCTGATCCCCAGCTGCCTCCTTATCACAGTGGACCTCTTCAGCTTCCTGCTGTCTCCCCGTAGTGGCGACCGCTCCTTTTTCAAGATGACCCTCATCCTTGGTTACACGGTCTTCCTGCTCATCATGAACGACCTGCTGCCCGTCACCGGAGACAAAATACCTCTCATAA AtgtcttcctgtgtctgtgCCTGGCTCTGATGGTGGCCAGTCTACTGGAGACCATCCTCATCACCAACCTGCTGTGTGGCTCCGCTCACTACTCTCCGGCCCCCCGCTGGGTCCGAGTGTTTGTTCTCCACATCCTGGGTCGCCTGGTCTTGCTTCCTCCAAAgtccagagagcaggaggacATGGTCATCCAAAACCCTGCTGCTCAAG GTGTCAGAGCTGGCATCACCTTCTACCTCATGTCCTCCGCAACAGAAATAAACGTCTCCTCTCTGGTGGAAGAGAACAATGAGGCTCCGGAGCAGAAGGGGCCACTGGATGAGGACAAGGCCCTGCAGGAGCTGAGGAGCCTGGGCAGAGACCTCGAGGCCCTCAATCTTtgggtgcagcagcagctgagtggAAGCCAGAGTGCAGAGGAGTGGATCCAGGTTGGTCTCATCATAGACCGCCTGCTGTTCCTCCTCTACATCCTCTTCATATCTGTCAGCTTCATTACTATGATCATTTTCTGGCTGAAATAA